Below is a window of Rhizobium jaguaris DNA.
GAACGGATCTCAGTGGTTTACCTTGCCGAGAATCACATCGCGGATCAGGTCGATAACCGCTTGCGAGCGAATGCCGGTGCAGACGATCTGGCTCGGCAGATTGTCCCATTCATTCGGCGGGAAGTGCTTGCCGTTCTGCTTGACGATCGTCTGGCCGTCGGCAATGCCGCCGCAAACGACGCGGACCGAACCCTCGATCGTATCGAACAGCTCCGGCGCCACGACATAGACGCAGGCGCAGCTGTCATGCACCATCATGCCGTCGTCCACCGCATGACTGTAGAAATCGATATAGGATTGCGACAGGTCCGACAGCAGCTGCACGGACGGACCGCCGGCTTTCGCCATGTCGGCAAGGTAACTGCGGCTCATCGTCGTGACCGCGGTGACGTCGAGACCGACGACCACAACTTTCCAGGCTGCGGTCATCACGACATCGGCGGCTTCCGGATCGCCGTGGATATTGGCTTCCGCCACCGGTGTGACATTGCCCGGCACATAGAAATTGCCGCCCATGATGACGACGTCTTTCACTAGCTTGGCGATCTCGGGATCATGCTTCAGGGCCAGCGCCAGGTTGGTCATACGACCGACGGCTACAAGCGTCACCTCGCCCGGATTGGCGCGGACAGCATCGATGATGAACTGATGGGCCGGACGCGGGTCGGTCGGCAGATCGATCGTTGCCGGTACTTCGATATCGCCGAGACCATTGTGACCATGTACAAAGGTAGGCCATGCCCGCTCCTTCCGTGACGGGTCGAACGTGACGCTGGCCCCGCGAGCGACAGGGCACCGAATGTTCCATTCACGCTTCAGG
It encodes the following:
- a CDS encoding nucleoside hydrolase → MHKVIYDTDPGVDDAMALLFLHRHPEIDLLGVTTVFGNASVETTTRNALFLKREWNIRCPVARGASVTFDPSRKERAWPTFVHGHNGLGDIEVPATIDLPTDPRPAHQFIIDAVRANPGEVTLVAVGRMTNLALALKHDPEIAKLVKDVVIMGGNFYVPGNVTPVAEANIHGDPEAADVVMTAAWKVVVVGLDVTAVTTMSRSYLADMAKAGGPSVQLLSDLSQSYIDFYSHAVDDGMMVHDSCACVYVVAPELFDTIEGSVRVVCGGIADGQTIVKQNGKHFPPNEWDNLPSQIVCTGIRSQAVIDLIRDVILGKVNH